A single region of the Mustela lutreola isolate mMusLut2 chromosome 2, mMusLut2.pri, whole genome shotgun sequence genome encodes:
- the CCT8 gene encoding T-complex protein 1 subunit theta, translating to MALHVPKAPGFAQMLKEGAKHFSGLEEAVYRNIQACKELAQTTRTAYGPNGMNKMVINHLEKLFVTNDAATILRELEVQHPAAKMIVMASHMQEQEVGDGTNFVLVFAGALLELAEELLRIGLSVSEVIEGYEIACRKAHEILPDLVCCSAKNLWDVDEVSSLLHTSIMSKQYGNEVFLAKLIAQACVSIFPDSGHFNVDNIRVCKILGSGIYSSSVLHGMVFKKETEGDVTSVKNAKIAVYSCPFDGMITETKGTVLIKTAEELMNFSKGEENLMDVQVKAIADTGANVIVTGGKVADMALHYANKYNIMLVRLNSKWDLRRLCKTVGATALPRLTPPVLEEMGHCDSVYLSEVGDTQVVVFKHEKEDGAISTIVLRGSTDNLMDDIERAVDDGVNTFKVLTRDKRLVPGGGATEIELAKQITSYGETCPGLEQYAIKKFAEAFEAIPRALAENSGVKANEVISKLYAVHQEGNKNVGLDIEAEVPAVKDMLEAGILDTYLGKYWAIKLATNAAVTVLRVDQIIMAKPAGGPKPPSGKKDWDDDQND from the exons gaATGAACAAAATGGTTATCAACCACCTGGAGAAGTTGTTTGTGACAAATGATGCAGCCACTATTTTAAGAGAGCTAGAA GTGCAGCATCCTGCTGCAAAAATGATTGTAATGGCCTCTCACATGCAAGAACAAGAGGTTGGAGATGGCACGAACTTTGTTCTGGTATTTGCTGGAGCCCTTCTGGAACTAGCTGAAGAGCTTCTGAGAATTGGCCTGTCAGTTTCAGAG GTCATAGAAGGTTATGAAATAGCCTGCAGAAAAGCCCATGAGATTCTTCCTGATTTAGTATGTTGTTCTGcaaaaaatctttgggatgttGATGAAGTATCCTCTCTGCTTCATACCTCCATAATGAGTAAACAATACGGTAATGAAGTATTTCTGGCCAAGCTTATTGCTCAAGCATGTG TGTCTATTTTTCCGGATTCTGGCCATTTCAATGTTGATAACATCAGAGTTTGTAAGATTCTG GGCTCTGGCATCTATTCATCTTCAGTATTACATGGCATGGTTTTTAAGAAGGAAACCGAAGGTGATGTAACATCTGTCAAAAATGCCAAAATAGCAGTGTACTCTTGTCCTTTTGATGGCATGATAACTGAAACTAAG GGAACGGTATTGATAAAGACGGCTGAAGAATTGATGAATTTTAGCAAGGGAGAAGAAAATCTCATGGATGTACAAGTTAAAGCAATAGCTGATACTGGAGCAAATGTCATCGTAACAGGTGGTAAAGTGGCAGACATGGCTCTTCATTATGCAAACAAGTACAATATCATGTTGGTGAG gttgaattcAAAATGGGATCTCAGAAGGCTATGTAAAACAGTCGGTGCTACAGCTCTTCCTAGATTG ACTCCTCCTGTCCTTGAAGAAATGGGACATTGTGACAGTGTTTACCTCTCAGAAGTTGGAGACACACAGGTGGTGGTTTTTAAGCATG AAAAGGAAGATGGTGCCATTTCTACCATAGTGCTTCGAGGCTCCACAGACAATCTGATGGATGATATAGAAAGGGCAGTAGATGATGGTGTTAATACTTTCAAAGTTCTCACAAGG GATAAACGCCTTGTTCCTGGAGGTGGAGCAACAGAAATCGAGTTAGCCAAACAGATCACATCATATGGAGAG aCATGTCCTGGACTTGAACAGTATGCCATTAAGAAGTTTGCTGAGGCATTTGAAGCTATTCCCCGGGCACTGGCAGAAAATTCTGGAGTTAAGGCCAATGAAGTCATCTCCAAACTTTATGCAGTAcatcaagaaggaaataagaatgTTGGATTAGATATTGag GCTGAAGTTCCTGCTGTAAAGGACATGTTGGAAGCTGGTATTCTAGACACTTATTTGGGAAAATACTGGGCTATCAAACTGGCTACGAATGCTGCCGTCACTGTACTCAGAGTAGACCAG atcaTCATGGCAAAACCAGCCGGTGGGCCCAAACCTCCAAGCGGGAAGAAAGACTGGGATGATGACCAAAATGATTGA
- the USP16 gene encoding ubiquitin carboxyl-terminal hydrolase 16 isoform X7 — protein MTPRSEPHCLVLSLDNWSVWCYLCDDEVQYCSSNRLGQVVDYVRKQAGTTTPKSAAKDGNIELENKKLEKESKNEQEREKKENMTKENPSTNSATQITVKGLSNLGNTCFFNAVMQNLSQTPVLRELLKEVKMSGTIVKIEPPDLALTEPLEINLEPPGPLTLAMSQFLNEMQETKKGIVTPKELFSQVCKKAVRFKGYQQQDSQELLRYLLDGMRAEEQQRVSKGILKAFGNSTEKLDEELKNKVKDYEKKKSVPSFVDRIFGGELTSTIMCDECRTVSLVHESFLDLSLPVLDDQSGKKSINDKNLKKTMEDEDKESEEEKDNDSYIKERSDIPSGTSKHLQKKAKKQAKKQAKNQRRQQKIQGKVLHLNDICTIDHPEDNECEVEMSLQGEVDVKSNHISEEEIIHKEYCVNQKDVNGQEKMVESVTDNQKSTEEVDMNSVHMDNDLDVLASSPGDCTRNVNGAYLTEGSGDVDISSGFKNLNLNTVLQPDEINIEILNESHSPGTKVYEVVNEDPETAFCTLANREAFHTDECSIQHCLYQFTRNEKLRDANKLLCEVCTRRQFSGPKANIKGERKHVYTNAKKQMLISLAPPVLTLHLKRFQQAGFNLRKVNKHVKFPEILDLAPFCTLKCKNVAEENTRVLYSLYGVVEHSGTMRSGHYTAYAKARAANSHLSNLVLHGDIPQDVEMQSTKGQWFHISDTHVQAVPTTKVLNSQAYLLFYERVL, from the exons CAGCAAAAGATGGTAACATTGAACtcgaaaataaaaaattagaaaaagagagtaaaaatgaacaagagcgagaaaaaaaggaaaatatgactAAAGAAAATCCTTCCACTAATTCTGCTACCCAAATAACTGTGAAAGGACTCAGTAATTTAGGAAATACATGTTTCTTCAATGCAGTTATGCAG AATTTGTCACAAACACCAGTGCTGAGAGAACtactaaaagaagtaaaaatgtccGGAACAATTGTAAAAATTGAACCTCCTGATTTGGCACTAACT GAACCCTTAGAAATAAACCTTGAGCCTCCAGGCCCTCTTACTTTAGCCATGAGCCAGTTTCTTAATGAGATGCAAGAGACCAAAAAGGGAATCGTGACACCTAAAGAACTCTTTTCTCAGGTCTGTAAAAA agcAGTACGGTTTAAAGGCTATCAGCAACAAGACAGCCAGGAGCTGCTTCGGTATTTATTGGATGGAATGAGAGCAGAAGAACAACAA agAGTGAGTAAAGGAATTCTTAAAGCATTTGGTAATTCTACTGAAAAATTGGAtgaagaactaaaaaataaagttaaag attatgaaaagaaaaaatctgtacCAAGTTTTGTGGACCGCATCTTTGGTGGTGAACTAACTAGTACAATCATGTGTGATGAATGCAGAACT GTCTCCTTGGTTCATGAATCTTTCCTTGATTTGTCTCTACCAGTTTTAGATGATCAG AGTGGTAAGAAAagtataaatgataaaaatttgaaaaagaccaTGGAAGATGAAGATaaagagagtgaggaggagaaaGACAATGATAGTTACATCAAAGAAAGGAGTGACATTCCATCGGGAACAAGTAAGCACTtacagaagaaagcaaagaagcaagCCAAAAAGCAAGCCAAG AACCAACGAAGGCAacaaaaaattcaaggaaaagtTCTTCATTTAAATGATATCTGTACCATTGACCATCCTGAAGATAATGAATGTGAGGTTGAAATGTCACTTCAGGGAGAAGTGGATGTTAAATCCAACCATatttcagaagaggaaattatACATAAAGAATATTGTGTTAATCAGAAAGATGTGAATGGCCAAGAAAAAATGGTAGAAAGTGTAACTGACAATCAGAAATCCACAGAAGAAGTAGATATGAACAGTGTCCACATGGATAACGATCTGGATGTCCTGGCATCTTCTCCCGGTGACTGTACTAGGAATGTAAATGGTGCCTATCTGACAGAAGGGAGTGGTGATGTGGACATTTCCAGTGGTTTCAAAAACCTTAACTTGAATACTGTTCTTCAACCTGATGAAATAAATATAGAGATTCTGAATGAGAGTCATTCTCCTGGGACCAAGGTATATGAAGTCGTAAACGAAGATCCAGAAACTGCTTTCTGTACTCTTGCGAACAGGGAAGCTTTCCATACTGATGAGTGTTCGATCCAACATTGTTTATATCAGTTCACCCGAAATGAGAAACTTCGAGATGCAAATAAGCTGCTTTGTGAAGTATGCACCCGGAGACAGTTTAGTGGACCAAAGGCAAACATAAAAG gaGAAAGGAAACATGTTTATACCAATGCGAAAAAGCAGATGCTAATTTCTCTTGCTCCTCCTGTTCTCACTCTTCATTTAAAGAGATTTCAGCAG GCTGGTTTTAACCTACGCAAAGTTAACAAACACGTAAAATTTCCGGAAATCTTAGATTTGGCTCCTTTTTGTACCCTTAAATGTAAG AACGTGGCTGAAGAAAATACTAGAGTACTGTATTCCTTATATGGAGTCGTTGAACACAGCGGTACCATGAGGTCAGGGCATTATACTGCCTATGCCAAGGCCAGAGCTGCGAATAGTCATCTCTCGAATCTTGTTCTTCACGGGGATATTCCACAAG ATGTTGAAATGCAGTCAACCAAAGGGCAGTGGTTTCACATCAGTGATACGCATGTGCAAGCTGTGCCTACAACTAAAGTACTGAACTCGCAAGCGTACCTCCTGTTTTATGAGAGAGTATTGTAA